The DNA segment TTTGCGAAATCTAATTGCTAATTCTTTGATATTACTTTCAAGATTTATCACTGTAATTTTCTCAATCAAATCACGAATCTGTATTTCTTCTTCCAAATTGAGACTTGGATAAGATAACAATTCAATTTCAGTAATTACAGAAATAAAATATTGTCCTGATGGTAATGGTTTTGCTAAAACGTCCACCCAATAGATATAAAACTACATTTGTATCTATCAAAAATCTAGCTGCTGTTAATGCCATTCATCCCTGATTTGCTGCTGATACTCTAACGGGTCTTGAGTCAGTTTAAGGACACCACTATATTGGTTTAAATTCAACTCTTCTTTTTGTAGTAGCTGATAAGCTGCCAATATTTTTTCTATTTGTTGCCAGTCTTGATAATCAATCAAAACTGCTACCGGATGCATGGCTTCATCGGTGACAATTTTTTTCTTAAAAGGTAACATGATTTTTCAATTCAGACACAATGTTTAACTCTTTGATCGTAACTCTAAAACAAATGTGCATTTACACTCATTCTCTAGGAGTTAAATCATCTAAAACTTGCTGAAATTCTGCTGTAGAAGGAATGGCGATCGCTCTTTTCAGCAGCATTTTTA comes from the Nodularia sp. NIES-3585 genome and includes:
- a CDS encoding type II toxin-antitoxin system VapC family toxin: MDVLAKPLPSGQYFISVITEIELLSYPSLNLEEEIQIRDLIEKITVINLESNIKELAIRFRKEYKLKLPDAIIVATAKSLNATLVTNDIKLTNLTKINTQSVQFV